The Bubalus kerabau isolate K-KA32 ecotype Philippines breed swamp buffalo chromosome 16, PCC_UOA_SB_1v2, whole genome shotgun sequence genome includes a region encoding these proteins:
- the VPS29 gene encoding vacuolar protein sorting-associated protein 29, with the protein MLVLVLGDLHIPHRCNSLPAKFKKLLVPGKIQHILCTGNLCTKESYDYLKTLAGDVHIVRGDFDENLNYPEQKVVTVGQFKIGLIHGHQVIPWGDMASLALLQRQFDVDILISGHTHKFEAFEHENKFYINPGSATGAYNALETNIIPSFVLMDIQASTVVTYVYQLIGDDVKVERIEYKKS; encoded by the exons ATG TTGGTGTTGGTATTAGGAGACCTGCACATCCCACATCGGTGCAACAGTTTGCCAGCTAAGTTCAAAAAACTGCTGGTGCCAGGGAAGATTCAGCACATTCTCTGCACTGGAAACCTTTGCACCAAAGAGAGTTATGACTATCTCAAGACTCTGGCTGGCGATGTCCATATTGTGAGAGGAGACTTCGATGAG AATCTGAATTATCCAGAGCAGAAAGTTGTGACTGTTGGGCAGTTCAAAATTGGTTTGATCCATGGACATCAAGTTATTCCATGGGGAGATATGGCCAGCCTAGCCCTATTGCAGAGGCAGTTTGATGTGGACATTCTTATTTCAGGACATACACATAAATTTGAAGCATTTGAGCATGAAAATAAATTCTACATTAATCCAGGTTCTGCCACTGGAGCATATAATGCCTTGGAAAC aaacattattccttcatttgtgttGATGGATATCCAGGCTTCTACAGTTGTCACTTACGTGTATCAGCTAATTGGAGATGATGTGAAAGTAGAACGAATCGAATACAAAAAATCTTAA